One Sodalis praecaptivus DNA segment encodes these proteins:
- the pmrB gene encoding two-component system sensor histidine kinase PmrB, protein MSGPLIRTGRFYSLRWRLIIVLGAIMLVCQLISVLWLWHESKEQIDLLVDKTLAEAVRNQHVNTEIHEAIASLSVPSLLMILVTLFFCFQAVKWITRPLSQLQTHLQNRSAEDFQPLPESGDINEVLAVTRALNHLLARLNTTLQQDRQFTADVAHELRTPLAGIRLHLELHEKRHQIDCQPLIERVDNMAFTVEQLLMLARIRHDFSSGQYQAVRLVADVVLPQQGELEEMAAARGQRLDWQLPAVDPVIQGNAVLLRLLLRNLVENAHRYCPDGSTITVILHQENTSSGRRCILQVMDEGPGIDEARAGELTQQFVRMDQRYNGIGLGLSIVTRIAQLHLGRFSLGNRQDRRGTLARLELDG, encoded by the coding sequence GGCCCGCTTATTCGTACCGGCCGTTTTTATAGCCTGCGCTGGCGGCTTATTATTGTCCTCGGCGCAATTATGCTGGTCTGCCAGCTCATAAGCGTGTTGTGGTTATGGCATGAAAGCAAAGAGCAAATTGATCTGCTGGTTGATAAAACGCTCGCGGAAGCCGTGCGCAATCAACACGTCAATACCGAAATACATGAGGCGATCGCCTCTTTGAGCGTGCCGTCTTTGTTGATGATCCTGGTGACGCTGTTTTTTTGCTTCCAGGCGGTGAAATGGATCACCCGACCGCTATCGCAGCTGCAAACGCATCTGCAAAACCGCAGCGCTGAAGACTTTCAACCGCTGCCGGAGTCCGGGGATATCAACGAGGTGCTCGCCGTCACCCGCGCTTTGAATCACCTGTTGGCGCGCCTGAATACCACTTTGCAGCAAGACAGGCAATTTACCGCCGACGTGGCGCATGAACTCCGCACCCCGCTGGCGGGAATTCGACTGCATCTGGAACTGCATGAGAAGCGGCATCAGATTGATTGCCAGCCGCTGATTGAGCGGGTGGACAATATGGCGTTCACCGTGGAACAGCTGCTGATGCTGGCCCGTATCCGACATGACTTCTCATCGGGACAATATCAAGCGGTGCGGCTGGTGGCAGATGTGGTGCTGCCCCAGCAAGGGGAGTTGGAAGAGATGGCGGCGGCGCGCGGACAACGGCTGGATTGGCAACTGCCGGCGGTGGATCCGGTGATTCAGGGCAATGCGGTGCTGTTGCGTCTGTTGTTGCGCAATTTGGTGGAAAATGCCCATCGCTACTGTCCGGACGGGAGCACCATTACGGTCATCCTGCATCAGGAGAATACCTCGTCGGGGCGTCGCTGTATTTTGCAGGTGATGGATGAGGGGCCCGGTATTGACGAGGCGCGGGCAGGGGAGTTAACCCAACAATTCGTTAGAATGGACCAGCGTTATAACGGCATTGGCCTGGGGCTGAGTATTGTTACCCGTATCGCGCAATTACATCTTGGCCGCTTCAGCCTGGGAAATCGTCAAGATAGGCGGGGTACCCTGGCACGGCTCGAGCTTGACGGCTGA
- a CDS encoding glycosyltransferase family 2 protein, protein MKIFAICMVKDEIDVLERALLAALPWVDKIFLIDHASTDGTWELIDQKFRHWEKVEVYGQITDEFTDGLRSRAYNQFREQAQDGDWWCRLDSDEFYIDDPREFLAKVGKQYDIVQCASFQYYFTEKDVEEYQLHPERYRDGASIDALKFFACNSSEARFVKHRNREWKEDSLWPVGKFPNLIWPHHIRLKHFQYRYPEQIQHRLDLRTAKAANNQFRHEIRADWEQRIDSSKRISREQGQVQTHQKWENRVVDSSKLLFDDGKQDYVVNSALLDPIRPPLQQSIRNTVKLILGR, encoded by the coding sequence ATGAAAATATTCGCAATTTGTATGGTGAAAGATGAAATCGACGTCCTGGAAAGAGCGCTACTCGCCGCGCTGCCCTGGGTCGATAAAATTTTTCTGATTGATCATGCCAGCACGGATGGAACCTGGGAGCTTATCGATCAGAAATTCCGCCATTGGGAGAAAGTGGAAGTCTACGGCCAGATCACCGATGAATTTACCGACGGGCTACGATCGCGCGCCTATAATCAATTTCGTGAACAGGCGCAGGATGGCGATTGGTGGTGCCGGCTGGACTCTGATGAATTCTATATTGATGATCCGCGCGAATTTCTCGCCAAGGTCGGCAAGCAATACGATATTGTTCAATGTGCCAGTTTTCAATATTATTTCACCGAGAAAGATGTTGAGGAATATCAGCTCCATCCGGAACGCTATCGTGATGGTGCGTCGATCGATGCACTTAAATTTTTCGCCTGTAACAGTTCCGAGGCGCGGTTCGTTAAGCATAGAAACCGCGAGTGGAAAGAAGACAGCCTATGGCCGGTCGGCAAGTTCCCCAACCTCATCTGGCCTCATCATATACGGTTAAAACATTTCCAATATCGCTATCCTGAGCAGATCCAGCATCGTCTAGATTTGCGTACCGCCAAAGCGGCCAACAATCAATTCCGCCATGAAATTCGCGCGGATTGGGAACAGCGCATTGACAGCTCGAAGCGAATCAGTCGCGAGCAAGGCCAGGTACAAACTCACCAGAAATGGGAAAATCGCGTGGTGGATTCCAGCAAATTGCTGTTTGATGACGGTAAGCAGGACTATGTGGTCAATTCAGCATTGCTTGATCCCATTCGCCCGCCTCTGCAACAGAGTATTCGCAATACGGTCAAGCTGATTCTGGGCCGATAA
- the galS gene encoding HTH-type transcriptional regulator GalS, translated as MTTIRDVARLAGVSVATVSRVLNDSASASKQARERVLSAVSQLGYRPNANAQALANQSSDTIGVVVMDVSDPFFGALVKAVDDVAQRHRKNVLISNSYHQADKERHAIEVLIRQRCSALVVHAKMLSDEELIAFMQSEPGMVLVNRIVPGYEHRCVGLDNVAGALMATRMLLKQGHRNIGYIGSNHDIEDQHQRRQGYLLAMNEAGIKPQQSWQVRVDPYLHGGEQAMVELLGRNQQLSAVFVYNDSMAVGALATLKENGITVPAHFSVIGFDDLPMSRYTSPHLTTVRYPVCMMAVAATELALKGTAGQLDQSQTHLYMPTLVRRHSVAPRQTVTAIAASSQDEM; from the coding sequence ATGACAACTATTCGTGATGTGGCCCGCCTGGCGGGTGTGTCAGTGGCAACCGTTTCTCGGGTGTTAAATGACAGCGCGTCTGCCAGTAAGCAGGCGAGGGAGCGCGTTCTCTCAGCGGTATCCCAATTGGGCTACCGACCTAACGCCAATGCGCAGGCGCTGGCTAATCAGAGCAGCGATACCATCGGGGTGGTGGTCATGGACGTCTCCGACCCCTTCTTTGGCGCGTTGGTCAAAGCGGTGGATGATGTGGCGCAGCGGCACCGCAAAAACGTCCTGATCAGCAACAGCTATCATCAGGCGGATAAAGAGCGCCACGCCATTGAGGTTTTGATTCGCCAGCGCTGCAGCGCCCTGGTGGTGCATGCCAAAATGCTCAGCGACGAGGAACTTATCGCTTTTATGCAAAGCGAGCCGGGGATGGTATTGGTCAATCGTATCGTGCCCGGTTATGAGCACCGCTGCGTCGGTCTGGACAATGTGGCCGGCGCATTGATGGCGACGCGGATGCTGCTTAAGCAAGGGCACCGCAATATTGGCTATATCGGCTCTAATCATGATATCGAAGACCAGCACCAGCGGCGCCAGGGTTATCTGCTGGCGATGAATGAGGCGGGCATTAAGCCGCAGCAAAGCTGGCAGGTCAGGGTGGATCCTTATCTCCACGGCGGCGAACAGGCGATGGTGGAGCTCTTGGGTCGGAACCAGCAGCTAAGCGCGGTATTTGTCTATAACGACAGTATGGCGGTAGGGGCGCTGGCGACTCTGAAAGAAAACGGTATCACCGTACCGGCGCACTTTTCCGTCATCGGTTTTGACGACCTTCCCATGTCCCGCTACACCAGTCCGCATTTGACTACGGTGCGTTATCCCGTGTGCATGATGGCGGTAGCGGCGACAGAACTGGCGTTGAAAGGGACCGCCGGGCAACTTGATCAGAGCCAAACCCATCTCTATATGCCGACGCTGGTACGTCGCCATTCGGTGGCGCCGCGTCAAACTGTGACGGCGATCGCTGCTTCGTCACAAGATGAAATGTAA
- the mglB gene encoding galactose/glucose ABC transporter substrate-binding protein MglB: protein MNKKAFSLTALAAGLMFSMAAQAANVRIGVTIYKYDDNFMSVVRKALEKDAKDSSGVTLLMNDSQNDQSKQNDQIDVLIAKGVKALAVNLVDPAAAPVVIQKARGNDIPVVFYNKEPSRKDLDSYDKAYYVGTDSKESGIIQGELIAKHWKAHPDWDLNKDGVIQYVMLKGEPGHPDAEARTSYVIKTLNDQEKLKTQQLQLDTAMWDTAQAKDKVDAWLSGPNANKIEVVIANNDAMAMGAVEALKAHNKSSIPVFGVDGLPEALALVKSGAMAGTVLNDADNQAKATFDLAKNLAEGKGAADGTQWKLDNKVVRIPYVGIDKDNLAQFKK, encoded by the coding sequence ATGAATAAGAAGGCATTTTCCCTTACCGCTCTGGCAGCCGGCCTGATGTTTTCCATGGCCGCGCAGGCCGCCAACGTCCGTATTGGCGTGACTATCTATAAGTATGACGATAACTTTATGTCGGTGGTACGCAAAGCGCTTGAAAAAGACGCCAAAGACAGTTCAGGCGTGACGCTCTTGATGAATGACTCCCAGAACGATCAGTCCAAACAGAACGACCAAATTGATGTGCTGATTGCCAAAGGGGTCAAAGCGTTGGCTGTCAACCTGGTGGATCCCGCGGCCGCGCCTGTCGTGATTCAGAAGGCGCGCGGCAATGACATTCCCGTGGTGTTCTACAACAAAGAGCCGAGCCGCAAAGATTTGGACAGCTACGACAAGGCCTACTATGTCGGCACCGATTCTAAAGAATCCGGCATTATTCAAGGTGAGCTGATCGCCAAACATTGGAAAGCCCACCCCGATTGGGATCTGAACAAAGACGGCGTCATCCAGTATGTCATGCTGAAAGGCGAACCGGGTCATCCGGATGCGGAGGCGCGCACAAGCTACGTCATCAAAACCCTGAACGATCAGGAAAAATTAAAGACTCAGCAGTTGCAGCTGGATACCGCCATGTGGGACACCGCCCAGGCGAAGGACAAAGTTGACGCTTGGCTCTCCGGGCCTAACGCCAACAAGATTGAAGTGGTGATTGCCAATAACGACGCCATGGCCATGGGCGCCGTAGAAGCCCTCAAAGCCCATAATAAGAGCAGTATCCCGGTATTTGGCGTAGACGGGCTGCCGGAAGCCCTGGCGCTGGTTAAATCGGGCGCGATGGCCGGTACCGTGCTTAACGACGCCGACAACCAGGCGAAAGCGACGTTCGATCTGGCGAAAAACTTGGCGGAAGGCAAAGGCGCCGCCGACGGCACTCAATGGAAGCTGGACAATAAAGTTGTCCGTATCCCTTATGTTGGCATCGATAAAGACAACTTGGCGCAATTTAAAAAATAA